The following proteins are co-located in the Microplitis demolitor isolate Queensland-Clemson2020A chromosome 5, iyMicDemo2.1a, whole genome shotgun sequence genome:
- the LOC103569097 gene encoding V-type proton ATPase 116 kDa subunit a1 isoform X3 translates to MGSMFRSEEMALCQLFIQPEAAYLSVSELGETGTVQFRDLNSSVNYFQRKFVNEVRRCDEMERKLRYIESEVKKEAVPVAEILGDLPRAPIPREVIDLEAHIEKTEHDILELTHNAVNLKSNYLELSELQHVLEKTQVFFTEEEANDSITRALISEEQQYPTTTGRGRLEFVAGVVNRERVPAFERMLWRISRGNVFLRQSELEKPLEDPNTGNEIYKTVFVAFFQGEQLKSRIKKVCAGFHASLYSCPNSNAERLEMLKGVRTRLEDLNLVLNQTHDHRQRVLHNVAKEIPNWSIMVRKMKAIYHTMNLFNMDVTKKCLIGECWVPMADLTMVQNCLTEGSRLCGSSIPSFLNVIHTDEDPPTFNRSNKFTKGFQNLIDSYGVASYREANPALYTIVTFPFLFSIMFGDAGHGLILTLFGAWMVIWEKKLSAKKTDNEIWNIFFAGRYIILLMGMFSIYTGFIYNDIFSKSMNIFGSSWNVEFTGKQLLENKHLQPDPATEAGYKQIPYPLGLDPVWALAENKIIFLNSYKMKLSIIFGVVHMIFGVCVSVINIVHFKKYSSLILEFLPQLLFLILLFAYLAALMVIKWILYSASARGTDWEPRCAPSVLIIFINMMLGGGQGKSEASNAVNGTLIKPCPEWMYPNQAIVQDVFKYGALLCAPVLLFGKPLYWLATNKSSKKNKNMVVASQDIELQSNNFPSNGETSNNVNHNHGGNDDHEEDTFGEVMIHQAIHTIEYILSTVSHTASYLRLWALSLAHGQLSEVLWVQVLTKGIKFAPDTEYLGSVTIFLAFGMWAFFTVAILVMMEGLSAFLHTLRLHWVEFMSKFYEGHGHLFQPFCFKSIIDTATAEENED, encoded by the exons ATGGGTAGCATGTTTAGAAGTGAGGAGATGGCTTTGTGCCAGCTGTTCATTCAGCCGGAGGCAGCCTATCTTTCCGTCTCGGAACTCGGAGAGACCGGAACTGTTCAATTTCGCGAC TTGAATAGCAGTGTAAATTATTTCCAACGTAAATTTGTAAATGAGGTTCGACGTTGTGACGAAATGGAACGGAAGCTTCGTTACATTGAATCAGAAGTGAAAAAAGAAGCTGTACCAGTTGCTGAAATCCTGGGTGATTTACCTCGAGCACCAATTCCACGTGAAGTTATTGATCTTGAg gCGCATATTGAGAAGACGGAACATGATATACTAGAGTTGACTCACAATGCAGTAAATTTGAAGAGTAACTATTTGGAGCTATCGGAATTACAACATGTTCTCGAAAAAACCCAAGTATTCTTCACCGAG GAGGAGGCTAATGACTCAATTACACGAGCTTTGATCAGTGAAGAGCAGCAGTATCCAACTACCACGGGGCGCGGACGACTTGA atttgTTGCTGGTGTAGTGAATCGGGAACGTGTACCAGCATTCGAACGTATGCTCTGGAGAATTTCTCGCGGCAATGTCTTTCTCCGACAATCGGAATTGGAAAAGCCTCTCGAGGATCCTAACacg GGAaacgaaatttataaaaccgTATTCGTAGCATTTTTCCAAGGTGAACAATTGAAAAGCcgtattaaaaaagtatgcGCTGGATTTCATGCTTCATTGTATTCCTGCCCTAACAGCAATGCCGAAAGATTGGAAATGCTGAAAGGTGTTCGTACTCGTTTAGAAGATCTTAACTTA GTTCTTAATCAAACTCATGATCATCGACAACGGGTACTGCACAATGTTGCAAAAGAGATACCTAATTGGAGTATTATGGTTCGTAAAATGAAGGCGATTTATCATactatgaatttatttaatatggaTGTTACGAAGAAGTGTTTAATTGGTGAGTGTTGGGTGCCAATGGCTGATCTTACAATGGTTCAAAACTGCCTTACTGAAGGATCG cgaCTATGCGGGAGTTCAATACcatcatttttaaatgttattcaCACGGATGAAGATCCACCAACTTTCAATAGATCAAACAAATTCACCAAaggatttcaaaatttaattgattcgTATGGTGTGGCCTCTTATAGAGAAGCTAATCCGGCACTTTATACAATCGTTAcatttccatttttatttagtattatGTTTGGTGATGCCGGCCATG gtCTAATTTTAACTCTTTTTGGAGCATGGATGGTAATttgggagaaaaaattatcggctAAAAAAACCGACAATGAAATATGGAACATATTTTTTGCTGGTCGTTATATAATTCTTTTAATGGgaatgttttcaatttatactGGTTTCATTTACAACGATATATTTTCAAAGTCAATGAATATATTTGGATCTAGTTGGAATGTTGAATTTACTGGTAAACAATTGTTGGAAAATAAACATCTTCAACCCGATCCAGCAACAGAAGCGGGATATAAACAAATACCTTATCCATTAGGATTGGATCCAGTATGGGCACTCGctgaaaacaaaattatttttctaaattcgtataaaatgaaattatctattattttcgGTGTTGTTCATATGATTTTTGGTGTTTGTGTGAGCGTTATTAATATTGT acactttaaaaaatattcaagtctTATTTTGGAGTTTTTACCCCAGCTATTATTCCTTATTCTTCTTTTTGCGTATTTGGCAGCACTTATGGTAATCAAATGGATTTTATACAGTGCATCAGCAAGAg gtacCGATTGGGAGCCTCGTTGTGCTCCATcagttttaataatattcatcaaCATGATGTTAGGTGGTGGTCAAGGAAAATCCGAAGCTTCGAACGCCGTCAATGGAACCTTGATAAAACCATGTCCAGAATGGATGTATCCAAATCAAGCCATCGTTCAAgatgtatttaaatatggaGCACTTCTCTGTGCCCCAGTACTCTTGTTCGGTAAACCATTATATTGGTTAGCTACGaataaatcatcaaaaaaaaataag aacatgGTAGTTGCCTCACAAGATATTGAACTTCAAAGTAACAACTTTCCATCAAATGGTGAAACATCTAATAATGTAAATCACAATCACGGTGGTAACGATGATCACGAAGAGGATACTTTTGGTGAAGTGATGATCCACCAAGCTATACATACTATTGAATATATCCTTTCAACAGTATCACATACTGCATCTTATCTACGACTGTGGGCTTTGTCTTTAGCTCACGGTCAGCTTTCCGAAGTATTATGGGTACAAGTACTCACAAAAGGAATTAAATTTGCACCAGATACAGAATATCTTGGTAGTGTTACTATTTTTCTGGCATTCGGAATGTGGGCGTTCTTTACCGTCGCTATTCTTGTTATGATGGAAGGCCTTTCTGCGTTTCTTCATACGCTTCGACTTCATTG GGTCGAATTTATGAGCAAATTTTATGAAGGCCATGGACATTTGTTCCAACCATTTTGTTTCAAGAGTATAATAGATACAGCAACAGCGGAAGAAAATGAAGATTAG
- the LOC103569097 gene encoding V-type proton ATPase 116 kDa subunit a1 isoform X2, producing MGSMFRSEEMALCQLFIQPEAAYLSVSELGETGTVQFRDLNSSVNYFQRKFVNEVRRCDEMERKLRYIESEVKKEAVPVAEILGDLPRAPIPREVIDLEAHIEKTEHDILELTHNAVNLKSNYLELSELQHVLEKTQVFFTEQEEANDSITRALISEEQQYPTTTGRGRLEFVAGVVNRERVPAFERMLWRISRGNVFLRQSELEKPLEDPNTGNEIYKTVFVAFFQGEQLKSRIKKVCAGFHASLYSCPNSNAERLEMLKGVRTRLEDLNLVLNQTHDHRQRVLHNVAKEIPNWSIMVRKMKAIYHTMNLFNMDVTKKCLIGECWVPMADLTMVQNCLTEGSRLCGSSIPSFLNVIHTDEDPPTFNRSNKFTKGFQNLIDSYGVASYREANPALYTIVTFPFLFSIMFGDAGHGLILTLFGAWMVIWEKKLSAKKTDNEIWNIFFAGRYIILLMGMFSIYTGFIYNDIFSKSMNIFGSSWNVEFTGKQLLENKHLQPDPATEAGYKQIPYPLGLDPVWALAENKIIFLNSYKMKLSIIFGVVHMIFGVCVSVINIVHFKKYSSLILEFLPQLLFLILLFAYLAALMVIKWILYSASARGTDWEPRCAPSVLIIFINMMLGGGQGKSEASNAVNGTLIKPCPEWMYPNQAIVQDVFKYGALLCAPVLLFGKPLYWLATNKSSKKNKNMVVASQDIELQSNNFPSNGETSNNVNHNHGGNDDHEEDTFGEVMIHQAIHTIEYILSTVSHTASYLRLWALSLAHGQLSEVLWVQVLTKGIKFAPDTEYLGSVTIFLAFGMWAFFTVAILVMMEGLSAFLHTLRLHWVEFMSKFYEGHGHLFQPFCFKSIIDTATAEENED from the exons ATGGGTAGCATGTTTAGAAGTGAGGAGATGGCTTTGTGCCAGCTGTTCATTCAGCCGGAGGCAGCCTATCTTTCCGTCTCGGAACTCGGAGAGACCGGAACTGTTCAATTTCGCGAC TTGAATAGCAGTGTAAATTATTTCCAACGTAAATTTGTAAATGAGGTTCGACGTTGTGACGAAATGGAACGGAAGCTTCGTTACATTGAATCAGAAGTGAAAAAAGAAGCTGTACCAGTTGCTGAAATCCTGGGTGATTTACCTCGAGCACCAATTCCACGTGAAGTTATTGATCTTGAg gCGCATATTGAGAAGACGGAACATGATATACTAGAGTTGACTCACAATGCAGTAAATTTGAAGAGTAACTATTTGGAGCTATCGGAATTACAACATGTTCTCGAAAAAACCCAAGTATTCTTCACCGAG CAGGAGGAGGCTAATGACTCAATTACACGAGCTTTGATCAGTGAAGAGCAGCAGTATCCAACTACCACGGGGCGCGGACGACTTGA atttgTTGCTGGTGTAGTGAATCGGGAACGTGTACCAGCATTCGAACGTATGCTCTGGAGAATTTCTCGCGGCAATGTCTTTCTCCGACAATCGGAATTGGAAAAGCCTCTCGAGGATCCTAACacg GGAaacgaaatttataaaaccgTATTCGTAGCATTTTTCCAAGGTGAACAATTGAAAAGCcgtattaaaaaagtatgcGCTGGATTTCATGCTTCATTGTATTCCTGCCCTAACAGCAATGCCGAAAGATTGGAAATGCTGAAAGGTGTTCGTACTCGTTTAGAAGATCTTAACTTA GTTCTTAATCAAACTCATGATCATCGACAACGGGTACTGCACAATGTTGCAAAAGAGATACCTAATTGGAGTATTATGGTTCGTAAAATGAAGGCGATTTATCATactatgaatttatttaatatggaTGTTACGAAGAAGTGTTTAATTGGTGAGTGTTGGGTGCCAATGGCTGATCTTACAATGGTTCAAAACTGCCTTACTGAAGGATCG cgaCTATGCGGGAGTTCAATACcatcatttttaaatgttattcaCACGGATGAAGATCCACCAACTTTCAATAGATCAAACAAATTCACCAAaggatttcaaaatttaattgattcgTATGGTGTGGCCTCTTATAGAGAAGCTAATCCGGCACTTTATACAATCGTTAcatttccatttttatttagtattatGTTTGGTGATGCCGGCCATG gtCTAATTTTAACTCTTTTTGGAGCATGGATGGTAATttgggagaaaaaattatcggctAAAAAAACCGACAATGAAATATGGAACATATTTTTTGCTGGTCGTTATATAATTCTTTTAATGGgaatgttttcaatttatactGGTTTCATTTACAACGATATATTTTCAAAGTCAATGAATATATTTGGATCTAGTTGGAATGTTGAATTTACTGGTAAACAATTGTTGGAAAATAAACATCTTCAACCCGATCCAGCAACAGAAGCGGGATATAAACAAATACCTTATCCATTAGGATTGGATCCAGTATGGGCACTCGctgaaaacaaaattatttttctaaattcgtataaaatgaaattatctattattttcgGTGTTGTTCATATGATTTTTGGTGTTTGTGTGAGCGTTATTAATATTGT acactttaaaaaatattcaagtctTATTTTGGAGTTTTTACCCCAGCTATTATTCCTTATTCTTCTTTTTGCGTATTTGGCAGCACTTATGGTAATCAAATGGATTTTATACAGTGCATCAGCAAGAg gtacCGATTGGGAGCCTCGTTGTGCTCCATcagttttaataatattcatcaaCATGATGTTAGGTGGTGGTCAAGGAAAATCCGAAGCTTCGAACGCCGTCAATGGAACCTTGATAAAACCATGTCCAGAATGGATGTATCCAAATCAAGCCATCGTTCAAgatgtatttaaatatggaGCACTTCTCTGTGCCCCAGTACTCTTGTTCGGTAAACCATTATATTGGTTAGCTACGaataaatcatcaaaaaaaaataag aacatgGTAGTTGCCTCACAAGATATTGAACTTCAAAGTAACAACTTTCCATCAAATGGTGAAACATCTAATAATGTAAATCACAATCACGGTGGTAACGATGATCACGAAGAGGATACTTTTGGTGAAGTGATGATCCACCAAGCTATACATACTATTGAATATATCCTTTCAACAGTATCACATACTGCATCTTATCTACGACTGTGGGCTTTGTCTTTAGCTCACGGTCAGCTTTCCGAAGTATTATGGGTACAAGTACTCACAAAAGGAATTAAATTTGCACCAGATACAGAATATCTTGGTAGTGTTACTATTTTTCTGGCATTCGGAATGTGGGCGTTCTTTACCGTCGCTATTCTTGTTATGATGGAAGGCCTTTCTGCGTTTCTTCATACGCTTCGACTTCATTG GGTCGAATTTATGAGCAAATTTTATGAAGGCCATGGACATTTGTTCCAACCATTTTGTTTCAAGAGTATAATAGATACAGCAACAGCGGAAGAAAATGAAGATTAG
- the LOC103569097 gene encoding V-type proton ATPase 116 kDa subunit a1 isoform X1, which translates to MGSMFRSEEMALCQLFIQPEAAYLSVSELGETGTVQFRDLNSSVNYFQRKFVNEVRRCDEMERKLRYIESEVKKEAVPVAEILGDLPRAPIPREVIDLEAHIEKTEHDILELTHNAVNLKSNYLELSELQHVLEKTQVFFTENQGSFLFLDQQEEANDSITRALISEEQQYPTTTGRGRLEFVAGVVNRERVPAFERMLWRISRGNVFLRQSELEKPLEDPNTGNEIYKTVFVAFFQGEQLKSRIKKVCAGFHASLYSCPNSNAERLEMLKGVRTRLEDLNLVLNQTHDHRQRVLHNVAKEIPNWSIMVRKMKAIYHTMNLFNMDVTKKCLIGECWVPMADLTMVQNCLTEGSRLCGSSIPSFLNVIHTDEDPPTFNRSNKFTKGFQNLIDSYGVASYREANPALYTIVTFPFLFSIMFGDAGHGLILTLFGAWMVIWEKKLSAKKTDNEIWNIFFAGRYIILLMGMFSIYTGFIYNDIFSKSMNIFGSSWNVEFTGKQLLENKHLQPDPATEAGYKQIPYPLGLDPVWALAENKIIFLNSYKMKLSIIFGVVHMIFGVCVSVINIVHFKKYSSLILEFLPQLLFLILLFAYLAALMVIKWILYSASARGTDWEPRCAPSVLIIFINMMLGGGQGKSEASNAVNGTLIKPCPEWMYPNQAIVQDVFKYGALLCAPVLLFGKPLYWLATNKSSKKNKNMVVASQDIELQSNNFPSNGETSNNVNHNHGGNDDHEEDTFGEVMIHQAIHTIEYILSTVSHTASYLRLWALSLAHGQLSEVLWVQVLTKGIKFAPDTEYLGSVTIFLAFGMWAFFTVAILVMMEGLSAFLHTLRLHWVEFMSKFYEGHGHLFQPFCFKSIIDTATAEENED; encoded by the exons ATGGGTAGCATGTTTAGAAGTGAGGAGATGGCTTTGTGCCAGCTGTTCATTCAGCCGGAGGCAGCCTATCTTTCCGTCTCGGAACTCGGAGAGACCGGAACTGTTCAATTTCGCGAC TTGAATAGCAGTGTAAATTATTTCCAACGTAAATTTGTAAATGAGGTTCGACGTTGTGACGAAATGGAACGGAAGCTTCGTTACATTGAATCAGAAGTGAAAAAAGAAGCTGTACCAGTTGCTGAAATCCTGGGTGATTTACCTCGAGCACCAATTCCACGTGAAGTTATTGATCTTGAg gCGCATATTGAGAAGACGGAACATGATATACTAGAGTTGACTCACAATGCAGTAAATTTGAAGAGTAACTATTTGGAGCTATCGGAATTACAACATGTTCTCGAAAAAACCCAAGTATTCTTCACCGAG AATCAAGGCTCTTTTTTGTTTCTCGATCAGCAGGAGGAGGCTAATGACTCAATTACACGAGCTTTGATCAGTGAAGAGCAGCAGTATCCAACTACCACGGGGCGCGGACGACTTGA atttgTTGCTGGTGTAGTGAATCGGGAACGTGTACCAGCATTCGAACGTATGCTCTGGAGAATTTCTCGCGGCAATGTCTTTCTCCGACAATCGGAATTGGAAAAGCCTCTCGAGGATCCTAACacg GGAaacgaaatttataaaaccgTATTCGTAGCATTTTTCCAAGGTGAACAATTGAAAAGCcgtattaaaaaagtatgcGCTGGATTTCATGCTTCATTGTATTCCTGCCCTAACAGCAATGCCGAAAGATTGGAAATGCTGAAAGGTGTTCGTACTCGTTTAGAAGATCTTAACTTA GTTCTTAATCAAACTCATGATCATCGACAACGGGTACTGCACAATGTTGCAAAAGAGATACCTAATTGGAGTATTATGGTTCGTAAAATGAAGGCGATTTATCATactatgaatttatttaatatggaTGTTACGAAGAAGTGTTTAATTGGTGAGTGTTGGGTGCCAATGGCTGATCTTACAATGGTTCAAAACTGCCTTACTGAAGGATCG cgaCTATGCGGGAGTTCAATACcatcatttttaaatgttattcaCACGGATGAAGATCCACCAACTTTCAATAGATCAAACAAATTCACCAAaggatttcaaaatttaattgattcgTATGGTGTGGCCTCTTATAGAGAAGCTAATCCGGCACTTTATACAATCGTTAcatttccatttttatttagtattatGTTTGGTGATGCCGGCCATG gtCTAATTTTAACTCTTTTTGGAGCATGGATGGTAATttgggagaaaaaattatcggctAAAAAAACCGACAATGAAATATGGAACATATTTTTTGCTGGTCGTTATATAATTCTTTTAATGGgaatgttttcaatttatactGGTTTCATTTACAACGATATATTTTCAAAGTCAATGAATATATTTGGATCTAGTTGGAATGTTGAATTTACTGGTAAACAATTGTTGGAAAATAAACATCTTCAACCCGATCCAGCAACAGAAGCGGGATATAAACAAATACCTTATCCATTAGGATTGGATCCAGTATGGGCACTCGctgaaaacaaaattatttttctaaattcgtataaaatgaaattatctattattttcgGTGTTGTTCATATGATTTTTGGTGTTTGTGTGAGCGTTATTAATATTGT acactttaaaaaatattcaagtctTATTTTGGAGTTTTTACCCCAGCTATTATTCCTTATTCTTCTTTTTGCGTATTTGGCAGCACTTATGGTAATCAAATGGATTTTATACAGTGCATCAGCAAGAg gtacCGATTGGGAGCCTCGTTGTGCTCCATcagttttaataatattcatcaaCATGATGTTAGGTGGTGGTCAAGGAAAATCCGAAGCTTCGAACGCCGTCAATGGAACCTTGATAAAACCATGTCCAGAATGGATGTATCCAAATCAAGCCATCGTTCAAgatgtatttaaatatggaGCACTTCTCTGTGCCCCAGTACTCTTGTTCGGTAAACCATTATATTGGTTAGCTACGaataaatcatcaaaaaaaaataag aacatgGTAGTTGCCTCACAAGATATTGAACTTCAAAGTAACAACTTTCCATCAAATGGTGAAACATCTAATAATGTAAATCACAATCACGGTGGTAACGATGATCACGAAGAGGATACTTTTGGTGAAGTGATGATCCACCAAGCTATACATACTATTGAATATATCCTTTCAACAGTATCACATACTGCATCTTATCTACGACTGTGGGCTTTGTCTTTAGCTCACGGTCAGCTTTCCGAAGTATTATGGGTACAAGTACTCACAAAAGGAATTAAATTTGCACCAGATACAGAATATCTTGGTAGTGTTACTATTTTTCTGGCATTCGGAATGTGGGCGTTCTTTACCGTCGCTATTCTTGTTATGATGGAAGGCCTTTCTGCGTTTCTTCATACGCTTCGACTTCATTG GGTCGAATTTATGAGCAAATTTTATGAAGGCCATGGACATTTGTTCCAACCATTTTGTTTCAAGAGTATAATAGATACAGCAACAGCGGAAGAAAATGAAGATTAG